In a genomic window of Luteitalea sp.:
- a CDS encoding glycosyltransferase → MNVTCFADATMQTRLARAVEHHVATDVSAVIPAKQEAPSIPDIIERTRRYASEVIVVVGHSTDGTPELAARSGASVLTDGGRGKGEAIRRAIPHIRTPITVLLDADGSHDPEDIPLLVEPILADRADHVSASRLRGGSSELHGGFDEFLRLAGSSFITACINRRFGCRLSESQNGFRAIRTSVLRQLDLRENTTTIEQEMIIKTLRRGFRMAEVPSHEHPRAHGTSHIRVWRSAPRYGFSLVKYLFL, encoded by the coding sequence GCTTGGCGCGAGCGGTCGAGCATCATGTGGCCACCGACGTGTCGGCGGTGATTCCGGCGAAGCAAGAAGCGCCAAGCATCCCAGACATCATCGAGCGGACGCGGCGCTACGCTAGCGAGGTCATCGTGGTCGTCGGCCACTCGACCGACGGAACGCCGGAGCTGGCTGCACGGAGCGGTGCGAGCGTCCTCACAGACGGCGGTCGAGGAAAGGGAGAGGCCATTCGGCGCGCCATTCCCCACATCCGCACACCCATCACCGTCTTGCTGGATGCTGATGGATCGCACGATCCCGAGGACATCCCGTTGCTCGTGGAGCCGATTCTGGCCGACCGCGCCGATCATGTCTCAGCGTCGCGTCTGAGAGGCGGATCGAGCGAGCTGCACGGCGGATTCGATGAGTTCTTGCGGCTGGCGGGCAGCTCTTTCATCACCGCGTGCATCAACCGGCGGTTCGGCTGCCGACTGAGCGAGAGTCAGAACGGCTTCCGCGCCATCAGGACGAGCGTGCTCCGTCAATTGGACCTACGCGAGAATACGACAACGATCGAGCAGGAGATGATCATCAAGACGCTACGACGAGGGTTCCGGATGGCCGAAGTCCCGAGCCATGAGCACCCTCGCGCTCATGGCACCTCACACATTCGCGTGTGGCGGAGCGCGCCACGCTACGGTTTCTCGCTCGTCAAGTATCTGTTTCTCTGA